The following proteins come from a genomic window of Natronosalvus vescus:
- a CDS encoding asparagine synthase-related protein, whose translation MDSNLFDERISVEAFLGYRYIPEPTVDFPENVLEAAQANYPSTNDPVKRGREVVKETFERSVDQHSSTATHLLPLSGGLDSRLILGGLLDNVDRDQIITVTFGTPGTGDYEIGQHVADIAGVENYAVDLRPSHFPWSSDRMINVASTYKRPTHLFRAVAAILYALERLDIDDPICWSGFMGDPSAGARLPKNESASWDTALDKFVEENLVLPELTSDSFDPYHLLPDEPAVGRDVLSYDEQLDFGVRQRYFIEEPATLKGQFETPFLEDPWLSFMLSLPREQRRNRRAFHEIALETYPELFDGVPTETKAGLPIDASEYHRKVRLATFLLREKSLKAIGRPEPTWVTNHFDWDVELRRSAELRDLIGQQLADLRKRDRVSWLEIDGIWRSHHNGDDNADVIRQLASLELFLKAEERQ comes from the coding sequence TATCCCCGAACCCACAGTAGATTTTCCAGAAAACGTTCTTGAAGCTGCTCAAGCCAATTATCCATCTACTAATGATCCAGTCAAGAGGGGGAGAGAAGTTGTCAAAGAGACCTTTGAGCGTTCTGTCGATCAGCATTCAAGCACTGCAACACACCTACTTCCCCTGAGCGGCGGACTCGATTCCAGACTTATTCTCGGAGGGCTCCTCGATAACGTTGACCGAGATCAGATTATAACCGTCACGTTTGGGACACCTGGAACAGGTGACTATGAAATCGGCCAGCATGTGGCCGATATAGCAGGTGTGGAAAATTACGCAGTCGACCTCCGTCCAAGTCATTTTCCGTGGAGTTCCGATCGCATGATTAATGTCGCGAGTACATACAAACGACCCACTCATCTTTTCCGAGCGGTGGCTGCGATACTATATGCCCTCGAAAGACTCGATATCGATGATCCCATTTGTTGGTCTGGTTTTATGGGGGATCCCTCAGCAGGAGCACGGCTTCCGAAAAACGAGTCTGCGTCTTGGGATACTGCGCTTGATAAGTTCGTTGAGGAAAATCTTGTGCTACCAGAACTGACATCGGATTCATTCGACCCATACCATCTCCTGCCAGATGAACCGGCCGTAGGACGTGACGTCTTGAGCTATGATGAGCAGTTGGATTTCGGTGTTCGTCAACGCTATTTTATAGAAGAACCAGCGACGCTCAAGGGGCAATTTGAGACACCGTTTCTAGAAGATCCCTGGCTGTCATTCATGCTCTCGCTTCCTCGGGAACAACGCCGAAATCGCCGAGCGTTTCATGAAATCGCACTTGAGACATACCCTGAGTTATTCGATGGCGTGCCAACTGAAACGAAAGCAGGCCTCCCAATAGATGCTTCCGAATATCACCGAAAAGTCCGGCTTGCCACATTTTTGCTCCGAGAAAAGTCTCTAAAGGCGATCGGCCGTCCTGAACCGACCTGGGTGACGAATCATTTTGATTGGGACGTTGAGCTCCGACGTTCCGCAGAACTACGCGATCTCATCGGTCAACAGTTAGCTGATCTGAGAAAACGCGATCGGGTATCATGGCTGGAAATTGACGGCATTTGGAGATCACATCACAACGGCGACGATAATGCGGATGTGATCCGTCAACTTGCATCACTTGAACTATTTTTAAAGGCAGAAGAGAGACAATAA